In Variovorax sp. J2L1-78, the following are encoded in one genomic region:
- a CDS encoding DMT family transporter, giving the protein MSAAIASLRPPGSRSAGVAIFFCALVAFASYDAFCKYMLQFYSAPFVNVMRYFAVIGIAFAMLLHHGDLRIWRAPQKPLLLLRGVMLATVATCFMTALLWMPLAEATAIYFTAPLLMVALSPWLLGETVRRSRWIAVIVGFGGMLLIVRPGGNLPLLGTVLMAVSAVCYAVFQLLTRRLAGHVASPVQYAYTAIVCLVVTAIPAPFFWPTQHVPVGDALLLLAGGACSGAAQWLLLAAFSRVEASTLAPLNYFQLLLAVLISSFFFHRPPDTLAIAGIALIMCAGMYIARARPTPQRVAIE; this is encoded by the coding sequence ATGAGCGCCGCCATCGCCTCGCTGCGCCCGCCGGGCTCCCGAAGCGCGGGCGTCGCGATCTTCTTCTGCGCGCTGGTGGCCTTCGCGTCGTACGACGCGTTCTGCAAGTACATGCTGCAGTTCTATTCGGCGCCCTTCGTCAACGTGATGCGCTACTTCGCGGTCATCGGCATCGCCTTCGCGATGCTGCTGCACCACGGCGACCTGCGCATCTGGCGCGCGCCGCAGAAGCCGCTGCTGCTGCTGCGCGGCGTGATGCTGGCGACGGTGGCCACCTGCTTCATGACGGCACTGCTGTGGATGCCGCTGGCCGAGGCCACCGCCATCTACTTCACCGCGCCGCTGCTGATGGTCGCGCTGTCGCCCTGGCTGCTGGGCGAGACGGTGCGGCGCAGCCGCTGGATCGCGGTGATCGTGGGCTTCGGCGGCATGCTGCTCATCGTGCGGCCCGGCGGCAACCTGCCGCTGCTGGGCACGGTGCTGATGGCCGTGTCGGCCGTCTGCTACGCGGTCTTCCAGCTGCTGACGCGGCGCCTGGCCGGCCACGTCGCGAGCCCCGTGCAGTACGCGTACACGGCGATCGTCTGCCTGGTGGTCACGGCGATCCCCGCGCCCTTCTTCTGGCCGACGCAGCATGTGCCCGTCGGCGACGCGCTGCTGTTGCTGGCCGGCGGCGCCTGCAGCGGCGCGGCGCAATGGCTGCTGCTGGCCGCGTTCTCGCGGGTGGAGGCTTCGACGCTGGCGCCGCTCAACTACTTCCAGCTGCTGCTGGCGGTGCTGATCAGTTCCTTCTTCTTCCACCGACCGCCCGACACGCTGGCGATCGCCGGCATCGCGTTGATCATGTGCGCCGGCATGTACATCGCGCGCGCACGTCCGACGCCGCAGCGGGTCGCCATCGAATAA
- a CDS encoding GntR family transcriptional regulator, which yields MALSTSSDATFFESVESTDLVGLVEAELTRAIVEGHLPPGSRIVEADIARRMGISRAPVREAARRLERQGVLVSRPRHGFAVRTISVQEIDDLYEVRLSIELTSIELACRRADDAGLARVKALVDTMVREAATQAQDERITSDLELHTLICELSGNAHLRRIYQNTQTELRMIIALIDAVYHDPATVASLHYPIVDALMKRDAEAAKTAMRVHLEDAWQNVRALFVKQHGAAPAFPATPSPA from the coding sequence ATGGCTCTTTCCACATCGTCCGACGCCACCTTCTTCGAATCCGTCGAGTCGACCGACCTCGTCGGGCTGGTCGAGGCCGAACTCACGCGTGCCATCGTCGAAGGCCACCTGCCGCCGGGCAGCCGCATCGTCGAGGCCGACATCGCGCGGCGTATGGGCATCAGCCGCGCACCGGTGCGCGAGGCGGCTCGCCGGCTGGAGCGGCAGGGCGTGCTGGTTTCGCGGCCGCGCCATGGCTTCGCGGTGCGCACGATCAGCGTGCAGGAGATCGACGACCTGTACGAGGTGCGCCTGAGCATCGAACTCACGTCCATCGAGCTGGCCTGCCGAAGGGCCGACGACGCGGGCCTCGCGCGCGTCAAGGCGCTGGTCGACACCATGGTGCGCGAGGCCGCGACGCAGGCGCAGGACGAACGCATCACGAGCGACCTGGAACTGCACACGCTGATCTGCGAACTCTCGGGCAATGCGCACCTGCGCCGCATCTACCAGAACACACAGACCGAGCTGCGGATGATCATCGCGCTCATCGATGCGGTCTACCACGACCCGGCCACCGTGGCCTCGCTGCACTACCCCATCGTCGACGCATTGATGAAGCGCGACGCCGAAGCGGCCAAGACGGCCATGCGCGTGCATCTCGAGGACGCGTGGCAAAACGTGCGCGCGCTGTTCGTGAAGCAGCACGGCGCAGCCCCTGCGTTTCCCGCCACGCCATCCCCCGCCTGA
- a CDS encoding histone deacetylase family protein, producing MKVVYTDTHKDHDPQLFMVRGKLKRSNEQPERAFRLLKAVQAEGHEVIAGQDFGPAPRAAIHTPEYLRFLETAHARWQLLDDPSDEVMPNIHPFPGQPCSYPESVVGQAGFHMGDNACSIGAHTWQAAIASANMATHAAQLVLDGERAAYALCRPPGHHAYVDRANGFCYLNNVAIAAQHLRAAHPRVAILDIDVHHGNGTQGIFYRRSDVLTISLHGDPRNFTPFFTGYAHERGEGEGLGYNINKPLALGTDIDGYLPALRDACDSIRAFAPGAVVVALGLDAHEKDPYKGMKITTPGFEVLLAEIARLGLPTVLVQEGGYLSDDLGPNIASALRGFASAA from the coding sequence ATGAAAGTCGTCTACACCGACACCCACAAAGACCACGACCCGCAACTCTTCATGGTGCGCGGCAAGCTCAAGCGCAGCAACGAGCAGCCCGAGCGCGCCTTCCGCCTGCTGAAGGCGGTGCAGGCCGAGGGCCACGAGGTCATTGCGGGCCAGGACTTCGGCCCCGCCCCGCGCGCGGCCATCCACACGCCCGAGTACCTGCGCTTCCTCGAAACGGCCCATGCACGGTGGCAGCTGCTGGACGACCCGTCGGACGAGGTCATGCCCAACATCCATCCCTTCCCCGGCCAGCCCTGCAGCTACCCGGAGAGCGTGGTCGGTCAGGCCGGCTTCCACATGGGCGACAACGCGTGCTCGATCGGCGCGCACACGTGGCAAGCCGCCATCGCCTCTGCGAACATGGCCACGCACGCCGCGCAGCTGGTGCTCGACGGCGAGCGTGCCGCCTACGCGCTGTGCCGTCCGCCGGGCCACCATGCCTATGTCGACCGCGCCAACGGCTTCTGCTACCTCAACAACGTGGCGATCGCAGCGCAGCATCTGCGCGCGGCGCACCCGCGCGTGGCGATCCTCGACATCGACGTGCACCACGGCAACGGCACACAGGGCATCTTCTACCGGCGCAGCGACGTGCTGACGATTTCGCTGCACGGCGACCCGCGCAATTTCACGCCCTTCTTCACCGGCTACGCGCACGAGCGTGGCGAAGGCGAAGGCCTGGGCTACAACATTAACAAGCCGCTGGCGCTGGGCACCGACATCGACGGCTACCTGCCCGCGCTGCGCGACGCCTGCGACAGCATCCGCGCCTTCGCGCCCGGTGCGGTGGTGGTGGCACTCGGCCTCGACGCACACGAGAAGGACCCGTACAAGGGCATGAAGATCACCACGCCCGGCTTCGAAGTGCTGCTGGCCGAGATCGCGCGCCTGGGCCTGCCGACCGTGCTGGTCCAGGAGGGCGGTTACCTGTCGGACGACCTCGGTCCCAACATCGCGAGCGCGTTGCGCGGCTTTGCGAGTGCTGCATGA
- a CDS encoding phosphotransferase encodes MSPATEFDDAQVLSEGSPELDDAWVRALAQERWGIAGEMKPLTGERDRNYRLERASDGARFMLKISHPAETPLVADFQTQALLHLAKADPTLPVQRIVPTLDGAPSIVVDPGDGLPRVARVFTYLPGLPLPEAPRTPLQQQNLARMLARLDVALAGFDHPAGDLPLPWDLQRAESVRGLLAHIADADRRALATAALDRFEHAAQPVLRTLPAQPIHNDFNIYNVLVDPQDTDRIAAILDFGDMVRAPCIDDLAVAAAYQIGTDDAPFAHIVPFVAAYHAVRPLLATELDLLFALITARLVMVVAISGWRAARYPENAAYLLRNNPLSWARLQACERVGNADATAAFRSACGL; translated from the coding sequence ATGAGCCCGGCGACTGAATTCGACGACGCGCAGGTGCTGAGCGAAGGCTCGCCCGAACTCGATGACGCCTGGGTGCGCGCGCTGGCGCAGGAGCGCTGGGGCATCGCCGGCGAAATGAAGCCGCTGACCGGCGAGCGCGACCGCAACTACCGGCTGGAGCGCGCCTCCGACGGCGCGCGCTTCATGCTGAAGATCTCGCACCCGGCCGAAACCCCGCTGGTCGCCGACTTCCAGACGCAGGCCTTGCTGCATCTGGCCAAGGCCGATCCCACGCTGCCGGTGCAGCGCATCGTGCCGACACTGGACGGCGCACCCTCGATCGTGGTGGACCCGGGCGACGGCCTGCCGCGCGTCGCACGCGTCTTCACCTACCTGCCCGGCCTGCCGCTGCCCGAGGCGCCGCGCACGCCGCTGCAGCAGCAGAACCTGGCGCGCATGCTGGCGCGGCTCGACGTGGCGCTGGCCGGCTTCGACCACCCGGCCGGCGACCTGCCCCTGCCCTGGGACCTGCAGCGCGCTGAGAGCGTGCGCGGCCTGCTCGCGCACATCGCCGACGCCGACCGCCGCGCGCTCGCCACCGCGGCGCTCGACCGCTTCGAGCACGCGGCCCAGCCGGTGCTGCGCACGCTGCCCGCGCAGCCGATCCACAACGACTTCAACATCTACAACGTGCTGGTCGACCCGCAGGACACCGACCGCATCGCGGCCATCCTCGACTTCGGCGACATGGTGCGCGCGCCGTGCATCGACGACCTGGCCGTGGCCGCGGCCTACCAGATCGGCACCGACGATGCGCCCTTCGCGCACATCGTGCCCTTCGTCGCCGCGTACCACGCGGTCCGGCCACTGTTGGCGACCGAACTCGACCTGCTCTTCGCGTTGATCACGGCACGGCTGGTGATGGTGGTCGCCATCAGCGGCTGGCGCGCCGCGCGCTATCCGGAGAACGCGGCCTACCTGCTGCGCAATAACCCGCTGTCGTGGGCGCGGCTGCAGGCCTGCGAACGCGTCGGCAACGCCGATGCCACGGCCGCCTTCCGCAGCGCCTGCGGTCTCTGA
- a CDS encoding aspartate aminotransferase family protein, translating into MSALPADTQALMERRARVLGPAYRLFYETPLHPVRGDGVWLHDGDGKRYLDAYNNVASVGHCHPHVVEAIARQASILNTHTRYLHEGVLDYAERLLATMPQELAHAMFTCTGSEANDLAMRIARAHTKAEGLIVTRFAYHGVTASIAEASPSLGKFVQLGASVRTVPAPDSYRIAPSDMGRAFAAGVREAIADLKAHGMRPAALLVDTSFSSDGIFTDPPGFLQDAVEAVREAGGVFIADEVQAGLGRTGDAMWGFQRHGVVPDIVTMGKPLGAGHPLAGIAIRPEVLAAFGRECRYFNTFGGNPVSMAAGMAVLDVVEREGLVANAQRVGAYLRGRLTQLVDRHALIGDVRGAGFFVGVEMVSDRPARTPATAETARIVNAMRERGVLFSATGEQANILKIRPPLVFDQTHADLLVETLDSVLAAL; encoded by the coding sequence ATGTCCGCCCTTCCTGCCGACACCCAGGCCCTGATGGAACGCCGCGCCCGTGTGCTCGGCCCGGCCTACCGCCTGTTCTACGAGACGCCGCTGCACCCGGTGCGCGGCGACGGCGTGTGGCTGCACGACGGCGACGGCAAACGCTACCTCGACGCCTACAACAACGTGGCCTCGGTCGGCCACTGCCATCCGCATGTGGTCGAGGCCATCGCGCGGCAGGCGAGCATCCTCAACACGCACACGCGCTACCTGCACGAAGGCGTGCTCGACTATGCCGAGCGCCTGCTCGCGACCATGCCGCAGGAACTTGCGCATGCGATGTTCACCTGCACGGGCAGCGAGGCGAACGACCTCGCGATGCGCATCGCCAGGGCGCATACCAAGGCCGAAGGCCTGATCGTTACGCGCTTCGCGTACCACGGCGTGACCGCATCGATCGCCGAGGCCTCGCCGTCGCTCGGGAAGTTCGTGCAGCTGGGGGCCAGCGTGCGCACCGTGCCCGCACCCGACAGCTACCGCATCGCGCCTTCCGACATGGGTCGCGCCTTCGCGGCCGGCGTGCGCGAAGCCATCGCCGACCTGAAGGCCCACGGCATGCGCCCCGCCGCGCTGCTGGTCGACACATCCTTCTCGAGCGACGGCATCTTCACCGACCCACCGGGCTTCCTGCAGGACGCGGTCGAGGCGGTGCGCGAGGCCGGCGGTGTCTTCATCGCCGACGAGGTGCAGGCCGGGTTGGGCCGCACGGGCGATGCGATGTGGGGCTTCCAGCGCCACGGCGTGGTGCCCGACATCGTCACCATGGGCAAGCCGCTGGGGGCCGGCCACCCGCTCGCCGGCATCGCGATCCGCCCCGAGGTGCTGGCCGCCTTCGGCCGCGAGTGCCGCTACTTCAACACCTTCGGCGGCAACCCGGTGTCGATGGCCGCCGGCATGGCGGTGCTCGACGTGGTCGAGCGCGAAGGCCTGGTCGCGAATGCGCAGCGCGTCGGCGCCTACCTGCGTGGGCGACTCACGCAGCTCGTGGACCGCCACGCGCTGATCGGCGACGTGCGCGGCGCCGGCTTCTTCGTCGGCGTCGAGATGGTGAGCGACCGCCCCGCGCGCACGCCGGCCACGGCCGAGACGGCGCGCATCGTCAATGCGATGCGCGAACGGGGCGTGCTGTTCAGCGCCACGGGCGAGCAGGCGAACATCCTGAAGATCCGGCCGCCGCTGGTGTTCGACCAAACCCATGCCGACCTCCTGGTCGAGACGCTGGACAGCGTGCTCGCTGCGCTGTAA
- a CDS encoding amidase family protein gives MTDIWRLSASDVAQHIARRQFSAVEAAQAALARLDAVNPRLNAVVDWRPDEVLQRADAIDAALARGEDCGPLAGVPITVKVNIDQAGFATTNGVTLQKDRIAATNSPVVDNFLKAGAVIVGRTNTPAFSYRWFTDNRLHGRTVNPRDASLTPGGSSGGAASAIAAGIGHLAHGTDIAGSIRYPAYACGVHGLRPSLGRVAAFNASGPERNIGGQITAVSGPIARTIGDIRLGLAAMSGADDRDPWWVPAPLTGPDMPRTVGLCVRPDGLDTSPAVAAALVDAAERLRDAGWQVEELDDVPPLQDACTTQIVLWMGDGYDAMVSAAQQEGDAGAIAALAGQASLVGAAGAPDLSKALIRRATLARAWQEFTTRYPVLLMPASAELPFASDLDLQGPDAYARVWAAQAPMIGLPLTGLPSLVVSTGMAGTRPVGVQLVAGRFREDLLLAAGEAIEARGTPPMPVDPAV, from the coding sequence ATGACCGACATCTGGCGCCTCTCCGCTTCCGACGTCGCGCAGCACATCGCGCGACGCCAATTCTCCGCCGTCGAAGCCGCGCAGGCCGCCCTGGCGCGGCTCGATGCCGTCAACCCACGGCTCAACGCGGTGGTCGACTGGCGCCCTGACGAGGTGCTGCAGCGCGCCGACGCCATCGATGCCGCGCTGGCCCGCGGCGAAGACTGCGGCCCGCTCGCCGGCGTGCCGATCACCGTGAAGGTGAACATCGACCAGGCCGGCTTCGCGACCACCAATGGCGTGACGCTGCAGAAGGACCGCATCGCGGCGACGAACAGCCCGGTGGTCGACAACTTTTTGAAGGCGGGCGCGGTGATCGTCGGCCGCACCAACACGCCGGCCTTCAGCTACCGCTGGTTCACCGACAACCGGCTGCACGGCCGCACGGTCAACCCGCGCGATGCGTCGCTCACGCCCGGCGGCTCGTCCGGCGGCGCGGCCTCGGCCATCGCGGCCGGCATCGGCCACCTCGCGCACGGCACCGACATCGCCGGCTCGATCCGCTACCCGGCCTACGCCTGCGGCGTGCACGGGCTGCGGCCCTCGCTGGGCCGCGTGGCCGCCTTCAATGCGTCGGGGCCGGAACGCAACATCGGCGGCCAGATCACCGCCGTGTCGGGGCCGATCGCGCGCACCATCGGCGACATCCGCCTGGGCCTGGCCGCCATGTCCGGCGCCGACGACCGCGACCCGTGGTGGGTACCGGCGCCGCTCACCGGCCCCGACATGCCGCGCACCGTCGGCCTGTGCGTGCGGCCCGACGGGCTCGACACGTCCCCGGCGGTGGCCGCCGCGCTGGTCGATGCCGCCGAACGCCTGCGCGATGCCGGCTGGCAGGTGGAGGAACTCGACGACGTGCCGCCGCTGCAGGACGCCTGCACCACGCAGATCGTGCTGTGGATGGGCGACGGCTACGACGCGATGGTCTCCGCCGCACAGCAGGAAGGCGATGCCGGTGCCATCGCGGCGCTCGCGGGCCAGGCCAGCCTCGTCGGCGCGGCGGGCGCGCCGGACCTGTCGAAGGCGCTGATCCGCCGGGCCACGCTGGCGCGTGCCTGGCAGGAATTCACCACGCGCTACCCGGTGCTGCTGATGCCGGCGAGCGCCGAGCTGCCCTTCGCGTCGGACCTCGACCTGCAGGGGCCGGACGCCTACGCGCGGGTGTGGGCCGCGCAGGCGCCGATGATCGGCCTGCCGCTCACCGGGCTGCCGTCGCTGGTCGTTTCCACCGGCATGGCCGGCACGCGCCCGGTCGGCGTGCAGCTGGTGGCGGGGCGCTTCCGCGAAGACCTGCTGCTGGCGGCTGGCGAGGCCATCGAGGCGCGCGGAACGCCGCCGATGCCGGTCGATCCGGCGGTTTAA
- a CDS encoding Hsp20/alpha crystallin family protein, with product MYRSLFPRDMFAELDRLQRDMQQAFDLSPTIRGIGRNGFPAINVGGTPQSIEVFAFAPGVEPAKLEVNLERGLLTIAGERKSDLPKPEDKAAVHINERFEGSFRRVLTLPDDADPDAVDAKYRDGVLHISIQRRASAQPRRIAVQ from the coding sequence ATGTATCGATCGCTTTTTCCGCGCGACATGTTCGCCGAACTCGATCGCCTGCAGCGCGACATGCAGCAGGCCTTCGATCTGTCGCCCACCATCCGCGGCATCGGCCGCAACGGCTTTCCGGCCATCAACGTCGGCGGCACGCCGCAGTCCATCGAGGTCTTCGCCTTCGCGCCCGGCGTCGAGCCGGCGAAGCTGGAGGTGAACCTCGAACGCGGGCTGCTCACCATCGCCGGCGAACGCAAGAGCGACCTGCCGAAGCCCGAAGACAAGGCCGCCGTGCACATCAACGAGCGCTTCGAGGGCAGCTTCCGCCGTGTGCTCACGCTGCCCGACGACGCCGACCCGGACGCGGTCGACGCCAAATACCGCGACGGCGTGCTGCACATCAGCATCCAGCGGCGCGCGTCGGCCCAGCCGCGGCGCATCGCTGTCCAGTGA
- a CDS encoding Hsp20/alpha crystallin family protein, with amino-acid sequence MTPPVDVIEDSGGITLYADLPGVSRDKLQLNVEADTLTIEAESALPSPEGLQSSHTEVGLARFRRVFTLSKELDTEQVSAEFAQGVLRLRIPKAQHAQPRRVEVKVG; translated from the coding sequence CTGACACCCCCGGTCGACGTCATCGAGGACAGCGGCGGCATCACCCTCTACGCCGACCTGCCGGGCGTGTCGCGCGACAAGCTGCAGCTGAACGTCGAGGCCGACACGCTGACCATCGAGGCCGAGTCGGCGCTGCCGTCGCCCGAGGGCCTGCAGTCGAGCCACACCGAGGTCGGCCTGGCGCGCTTTCGCCGCGTCTTCACGCTGAGCAAGGAGCTCGACACCGAGCAGGTCTCGGCCGAGTTCGCGCAGGGCGTGCTGCGCCTGCGCATCCCGAAGGCGCAGCATGCGCAGCCGCGCCGGGTCGAAGTGAAAGTGGGTTGA
- a CDS encoding cupin domain-containing protein: MTRPTAIPTVQIDNDRVTVTEWRFPPGAETGYHRHGMDYIVVPMTTGTLLLETPNGEVRSPLTAGVSYTRLTGVEHNVINANDHEFVFVEIELK; encoded by the coding sequence ATGACCCGCCCCACCGCCATCCCCACCGTCCAGATCGACAACGACCGCGTCACCGTCACCGAGTGGCGTTTTCCGCCCGGTGCCGAAACCGGCTACCACCGCCACGGCATGGACTACATCGTGGTGCCGATGACCACCGGCACGCTGCTGCTCGAAACGCCGAACGGCGAGGTGCGCAGCCCCCTGACCGCTGGCGTGTCGTACACGCGGCTCACCGGCGTCGAGCACAACGTGATCAACGCCAACGACCACGAGTTCGTCTTCGTGGAGATCGAACTGAAATAG